The Prochlorococcus marinus XMU1408 region CTCCACTGTGGATGACTTGCACCAATCGTTAAAATTTTATTTTGAATGTTAAGAGGTGTGCAATTTAATGCGAGCTGCTCCCCAGCTATCTCTTTCCAATCTTGAATAAGACCTCCCACATTTCCTTTCCATGAAGACTTGATTCCTTCCAAGCATGTAGAAATTGACTGCTCTCTTCTTGCTTTCGTTTTATGCTTTAAGTCTTCTAAAATCAATTTTAATTAGACACTATTGGTGAGTTAGTGCTTAAATCTAGCTAATATTTTTTAGATTGCATAAAAGATCCTAATGGGATTATTAGATAGGTTAAGTCGCTTGATAAGGGCAAATCTAAATGCTTTTGTCAGTGATGCAGAAGATCCAATTAAAATACTTGATCAGTCTGTTGCTGATATGCAAGAAGACTTGGTGAAGCTTCGTCAAGCGGTGGCTATGGCTATTGCAAGTCAAAAAAGATTAGAGAATCAGGCAAATCAAGCAAAAGATCAAATAAAAAATTGGTTTACCAGAGCTGAATTAGCCTTGAAAAAGGGAGAGGATGATCTAGCTAGAGAAGCATTAAGTAGAAAAAAAACTTTTCAAGAAACTTATGAATCTTTATCGACTCAATTTCAATCACAAAATGGTCAAGTTGAAAAACTAAAGAAAAGCCTTTTGTTATTAGAGAGAAAGATTGCCGAGGCTCGAACAAAAAAAGATATGCTTAAAGCAAGAGCTCAAGCAGCTAAAGCTCAGCAACAAATTCAAAGTGCAGTTGGTGATTTAGGTAGCAAGTCCGCTATGGCTGCTTTTGAACGAATGGAAGATAAAGTAGAGGCATTGGAAGCTTCTGGGCAAGCAGCATTAGAGTTGGCTGGAGAAGATCTAGAAAGTAAGTTCGCAGCATTAGAAGGAGGTAATGATATAGAGAAAGAATTAGAGATATTGAGGACTCAATTGAAATCGGGAGTTGAGGCAATAGCGTTGCCTCCGTCTGGTTTAGATGTAAGTGAAGTAAAAACAGTAGAAATTCAAGAAGTTGAAGTTGAATTAGAGGAGATGAAAAAGTCAATGGATAATTCTTGATTGTTTAAGAACAAATTATGTTTGAAATATGAATAACCAAAAATTCGATAGGGGAGTTGGATTGATCTATAAATATTACAAATTAAACCATTCCTCTCCCAGCTATTGGAGATTAATTCTTAAACCTATTTGCGCTAGTACAGAAATAGAGCTATCAAATTGGATCGCAGAGAAACCAGTAAAAAAAAATAAGCCAATAGCGATATTCTCCTCTTGCCAAAAATTTGGTCAAGGTCAAGCTGGTCGAACTTGGTATGCACCAAAAGGAGGGGTTTGGGTTAGTGCGGCTATTAAGAGAAAAGGTTCGTGTGAACATAATTCTCAACTTTATGGGCTAGCGGTGGCATTAGCTTTGGTTGAAAGAATTGAAAGGATAGGAGTTAATGTGAAAATAAAATGGCCAAATGATCTTTTGGTTGATGGTCAAAAATTAGCTGGAATTTTACCTAGATTAATTTTTAGGGGAGGAAAACTTAGATTATTAAGAGTTGGCGTAGGTTTAAACGTTTTAAATAATGTTCCTAAAGATGGGATTTCACTAAAACAAATTATTGGAGATAAAACGATGAATATAAATTTTTGGTCTTCAGAAGTTTTATGTGCAATAGATAGATCTTTAGATCTTTTAGATAATAAACATTTTTTGTGCAGTCAGATTGAAAAAAGATTGTGGTCGAGGCAATACATTGATAAAAAAACTCGATATCAATGGGATATTAAAGGAATAGACTCAGCAGGTAGATTAATTCTATTTAATGATGGTCAAGAGAAAGTATTGTCAACTTAAAAACTATTGTATTGGCTTAGCTAATTATTAGTAACTTCTATTACTTTGCCATCTTTAAACCTTGCAATTTTTTTTGCT contains the following coding sequences:
- a CDS encoding biotin--[acetyl-CoA-carboxylase] ligase, with translation MNNQKFDRGVGLIYKYYKLNHSSPSYWRLILKPICASTEIELSNWIAEKPVKKNKPIAIFSSCQKFGQGQAGRTWYAPKGGVWVSAAIKRKGSCEHNSQLYGLAVALALVERIERIGVNVKIKWPNDLLVDGQKLAGILPRLIFRGGKLRLLRVGVGLNVLNNVPKDGISLKQIIGDKTMNINFWSSEVLCAIDRSLDLLDNKHFLCSQIEKRLWSRQYIDKKTRYQWDIKGIDSAGRLILFNDGQEKVLST
- a CDS encoding PspA/IM30 family protein; this translates as MGLLDRLSRLIRANLNAFVSDAEDPIKILDQSVADMQEDLVKLRQAVAMAIASQKRLENQANQAKDQIKNWFTRAELALKKGEDDLAREALSRKKTFQETYESLSTQFQSQNGQVEKLKKSLLLLERKIAEARTKKDMLKARAQAAKAQQQIQSAVGDLGSKSAMAAFERMEDKVEALEASGQAALELAGEDLESKFAALEGGNDIEKELEILRTQLKSGVEAIALPPSGLDVSEVKTVEIQEVEVELEEMKKSMDNS